From one Luteolibacter sp. SL250 genomic stretch:
- a CDS encoding UDP-N-acetylmuramoyl-L-alanyl-D-glutamate--2,6-diaminopimelate ligase — MILRDLISSLSKVTPTGSLDVEIQSITASSREVRPGALFAAIRGTTTDGHQFIPSAIEGGAAAILSEAAPPADYTGPATWLHVPNSRKAVAAIASEFSGHPWKDFALAGVTGTNGKTTTTFLIHHIMKTVWHRAGLLGTIQTDDGEKVETAKHTTPGSIELSGLFARMRDNGCRGAAMEVSSHGIHQNRIGSVGFDAAVFTNLTQDHLDYHGTMDAYFEAKQQWFLDLAADPLGKKPVAVVNFDDAYGAELVESLDGRLPVIRFGFGVHCDFRANNLRQSAKGMEFELTAKGKSYLVRSPLIGRFNAYNLLAAIAAASACGIRPREAIAALAESPQVPGRMEYVGNAGGATVFVDYAHTPDALENACRTIKDLNPRHLITVFGCGGDRDKKKRPLMAEAAALHSDALIITSDNPRSEDPLAIIKDIEAGAGGKTHRSIPDRAEAIAFAVQASRSGDIILIAGKGHEPYQQFADKTIDFDDRKHASKALRDRAQSIADQR, encoded by the coding sequence ATGATCCTCCGCGACCTCATTTCCAGCCTTTCCAAAGTGACCCCGACCGGGTCGCTCGACGTGGAGATCCAATCCATCACCGCCTCTTCCCGTGAAGTCCGGCCCGGCGCCCTGTTCGCGGCGATCCGCGGCACGACGACCGACGGCCACCAGTTCATCCCGTCCGCCATCGAGGGCGGAGCGGCGGCCATCCTTTCGGAGGCCGCGCCACCGGCGGACTACACCGGTCCTGCGACATGGCTGCATGTGCCCAACAGCCGGAAGGCGGTCGCCGCCATCGCCTCGGAGTTCTCCGGACATCCGTGGAAGGATTTCGCCCTCGCCGGGGTCACCGGCACGAACGGAAAGACGACGACGACTTTCCTGATCCACCACATCATGAAGACCGTCTGGCACCGCGCGGGCCTGCTCGGCACCATCCAGACGGATGACGGGGAGAAGGTGGAAACGGCGAAGCACACCACGCCCGGCTCCATCGAGCTTTCCGGTCTTTTCGCCCGCATGCGGGACAACGGCTGCCGTGGCGCGGCCATGGAGGTTTCCTCACACGGCATCCACCAGAACCGGATCGGCAGCGTCGGCTTCGACGCGGCGGTTTTCACGAATCTCACGCAGGATCACCTGGACTACCACGGCACGATGGACGCCTATTTCGAGGCGAAGCAGCAGTGGTTCCTGGATCTGGCCGCGGACCCGCTCGGCAAGAAGCCGGTGGCGGTGGTCAACTTTGACGACGCGTATGGCGCGGAGCTGGTGGAGAGCCTGGACGGCAGGCTTCCGGTCATCCGCTTCGGCTTCGGCGTCCACTGCGACTTCCGCGCGAACAACCTCCGCCAGAGCGCGAAGGGCATGGAGTTCGAGCTGACGGCGAAGGGGAAATCCTACCTCGTCCGCTCTCCGCTCATCGGCCGGTTCAACGCCTACAACCTCCTCGCCGCCATCGCCGCGGCCAGCGCCTGTGGCATCCGCCCGCGTGAGGCCATCGCCGCGCTTGCGGAGTCCCCGCAGGTTCCGGGCCGCATGGAGTATGTCGGAAACGCGGGCGGGGCGACCGTCTTCGTGGACTACGCCCACACGCCGGACGCGCTGGAAAATGCCTGCCGCACCATCAAGGATCTGAACCCGCGCCACCTCATCACCGTCTTCGGTTGCGGTGGGGACCGGGACAAGAAGAAGCGCCCGCTGATGGCGGAGGCCGCCGCCCTCCACAGCGACGCCCTCATCATCACTTCGGACAACCCGCGCTCGGAAGATCCGCTCGCCATCATCAAGGACATCGAGGCCGGTGCCGGTGGCAAGACGCACCGCAGCATCCCGGACCGCGCGGAGGCCATCGCCTTCGCCGTCCAGGCCTCCCGCTCCGGAGACATCATCCTCATCGCGGGCAAGGGTCACGAGCCCTACCAGCAGTTCGCCGACAAAACGATCGACTTCGATGACCGGAAGCACGCCTCCAAGGCGTTGCGGGACCGCGCCCAATCCATCGCCGACCAACGATGA
- the murF gene encoding UDP-N-acetylmuramoyl-tripeptide--D-alanyl-D-alanine ligase gives MKPLTASEIAQILGTQVAAGDPVALASAGVSTDTRKLKPGVAFFALRGENFDGDRFAEQALRDGASVAVVHAWSGEVPADCAVIEVRDTLLALQILAHWWRKQLDIPVVAITGSNGKTSTKDFTKAVLSQRFNVSATVGNLNNHIGVPLTVLSTTEEHTAAVWEMGMNHSGEIAPLCEIARPKYGIITNIGTAHIEYLGSREAIAEEKGTLARALPADGKLFLPACCDFNEYFRQRTRATIIPVGNGRGQVRAEDLHFDADGTRFSLVIHGLEPVPVNLPVPGRHMVTNALLAAGVGWKLGLTAQEIAAGLSGAVLTGGRLRSYDYEGIKVIDDTYNANPESMAAAIDTLADTPVTNGARRIIVLGRMGELGPHAPAAHLKTGELAASKRLTVIAVGQGAEGIAAGAGDAPHFQDLAEAADWLSREAKPGDAVLFKGSRSATVEKVMNAAFPRNN, from the coding sequence ATGAAACCCCTGACCGCCAGCGAAATCGCGCAGATCCTCGGCACGCAAGTTGCCGCGGGAGACCCTGTCGCGCTCGCATCGGCCGGTGTTTCGACGGACACGCGCAAGCTGAAGCCGGGTGTGGCGTTCTTCGCACTGAGGGGGGAGAACTTCGACGGCGACCGGTTCGCGGAGCAGGCGCTGCGTGACGGCGCGTCCGTGGCGGTGGTCCATGCGTGGAGCGGTGAGGTGCCCGCTGATTGCGCCGTGATCGAGGTGAGGGACACCCTGCTCGCGCTGCAGATCCTGGCCCACTGGTGGAGGAAGCAGCTCGACATCCCGGTGGTGGCCATCACCGGCTCGAACGGGAAAACCAGCACGAAGGATTTCACGAAAGCGGTCCTTTCCCAGCGCTTCAACGTCTCCGCCACGGTGGGGAACCTGAACAATCACATCGGCGTGCCGCTGACGGTTCTCTCCACCACGGAGGAACACACCGCGGCGGTGTGGGAGATGGGCATGAACCACTCCGGGGAGATCGCTCCGCTGTGCGAGATCGCCCGGCCGAAGTACGGGATCATCACCAACATCGGCACCGCCCACATCGAGTACCTCGGTTCCCGCGAAGCCATCGCCGAGGAAAAGGGAACACTGGCGCGGGCACTGCCTGCGGACGGGAAGCTGTTCCTGCCCGCGTGCTGCGACTTCAATGAATACTTCCGCCAGCGCACGCGCGCGACCATCATCCCGGTGGGGAATGGCCGCGGCCAGGTGCGTGCGGAGGACCTGCACTTCGATGCGGACGGCACGCGTTTCTCGCTGGTGATCCATGGTCTGGAGCCCGTGCCGGTCAACCTGCCGGTACCGGGCCGCCACATGGTGACCAACGCGCTGCTCGCCGCTGGAGTGGGCTGGAAGCTGGGCCTGACGGCGCAGGAAATCGCCGCCGGGTTGTCCGGCGCGGTGCTGACCGGAGGCCGCCTCCGCAGCTATGACTACGAGGGCATCAAGGTCATCGACGATACCTACAACGCGAATCCGGAATCCATGGCCGCGGCCATCGACACCCTGGCGGACACTCCGGTGACGAACGGCGCGCGCCGCATCATCGTCCTCGGGCGGATGGGTGAGCTTGGCCCGCATGCGCCCGCCGCCCACCTGAAGACCGGGGAGCTGGCCGCTTCGAAAAGACTCACCGTCATCGCCGTCGGCCAGGGTGCCGAGGGCATCGCCGCCGGAGCGGGTGACGCCCCGCATTTCCAGGATCTGGCGGAGGCCGCCGACTGGCTGTCGCGCGAGGCAAAGCCGGGCGACGCCGTGCTGTTCAAGGGCAGCCGCTCCGCCACCGTCGAGAAGGTGATGAATGCCGCATTTCCCCGTAATAACTGA
- the mraY gene encoding phospho-N-acetylmuramoyl-pentapeptide-transferase produces the protein MLPAIYDFWYQAFEAEKASGNQGWAHTFSFLNLFQYVTFRAACAGILAFLLSIVFGPRVIRKLISLKVGQPIRNAEEVHKLAELHGGKIGTPTMGGVLILGSVLIATFICARPFNPFVAVCACTMAACGLLGFCDDYKKVKEKKSDGLSSRQKLFWQLVIAVVAAAFIFFKPEISGFGATDAQRLEGLAGYRLGQQPIGIGAITFPLIKSPIVDLGWLVIPFFAFVIIGCSNAVNLTDGLDGLATGCTISVALSYAVLAYLAGHFYMAAEYLVIPHNRYISELAVFMVGLVGAGFGFLWFNCHPAKVFMGDTGSLAIGGALGTAAICTKQELLLVIIGGVFVMEAMSVILQVGSFKLRKKRIFKMSPIHHHFELLGWHESQVINRFWIISIMLALFGLALLKIA, from the coding sequence ATGCTCCCCGCGATTTACGATTTCTGGTACCAAGCGTTCGAGGCTGAGAAAGCTTCCGGCAACCAAGGCTGGGCGCACACGTTCTCGTTCCTGAACCTCTTCCAATACGTGACGTTCCGTGCGGCGTGCGCGGGTATCCTCGCGTTCCTGCTGTCGATCGTCTTCGGCCCGCGGGTGATCCGGAAGCTGATCTCGCTGAAGGTCGGTCAGCCCATCCGCAACGCGGAGGAGGTCCACAAGCTCGCGGAACTGCATGGCGGAAAGATCGGCACGCCGACGATGGGCGGGGTGCTCATCCTGGGCAGCGTCCTCATCGCCACCTTCATCTGCGCCCGTCCGTTCAATCCCTTCGTCGCGGTCTGCGCCTGCACTATGGCGGCGTGCGGCCTGCTGGGCTTCTGCGATGACTACAAGAAGGTGAAGGAGAAGAAGTCCGACGGCCTGAGCAGCCGCCAGAAACTGTTCTGGCAGCTCGTCATCGCGGTGGTGGCCGCGGCGTTCATTTTCTTCAAACCGGAGATCTCCGGCTTCGGTGCGACGGACGCGCAGCGGCTCGAAGGGCTGGCGGGGTACCGTCTGGGCCAGCAGCCCATCGGCATCGGTGCCATCACCTTCCCGCTGATCAAGTCGCCCATCGTGGATCTCGGCTGGCTGGTCATCCCGTTCTTCGCCTTCGTCATCATCGGCTGCTCGAACGCGGTGAACCTGACGGACGGGCTGGACGGCCTGGCAACCGGCTGCACCATCTCCGTCGCGCTGTCGTACGCGGTGCTGGCCTACCTGGCCGGGCATTTCTACATGGCCGCCGAATACCTGGTCATCCCGCACAACCGCTACATCAGCGAGCTGGCGGTGTTCATGGTGGGACTGGTGGGGGCGGGCTTCGGCTTCCTGTGGTTCAACTGCCATCCGGCGAAGGTCTTCATGGGTGACACCGGGTCGCTGGCCATCGGCGGCGCGCTGGGCACCGCGGCCATCTGCACGAAGCAGGAGCTGCTGCTGGTCATCATCGGCGGCGTGTTCGTGATGGAGGCGATGTCGGTCATCCTCCAGGTCGGCAGCTTCAAGCTGCGCAAGAAGCGCATCTTCAAGATGTCGCCGATCCACCACCATTTCGAACTGCTGGGCTGGCATGAAAGCCAGGTGATCAACCGTTTCTGGATCATCTCCATCATGCTCGCGCTGTTCGGTCTCGCCCTTCTCAAGATCGCCTGA
- the murD gene encoding UDP-N-acetylmuramoyl-L-alanine--D-glutamate ligase, whose amino-acid sequence MSLSGKHVAILGAGRSGRAAAALALREGARVSVWDTAGAAAFSGMPEGVEIHPEATEEQGRALVSDVLVVSPGIDTYGSYVAAFSTGTGEVIGEVELAARYFTGRIIAITGTNGKTTTTELVARILAHAGLDGVACGNYGVPFAEVILTGRPPAVVSLELSSFQLETIRTLHPVVSIWLNFAPDHMDRYPTVEAYRAAKLRIFENQMPEDTAVVRAGEDLPAIAPGIVNFSTTDPSVEWFSDGHEITFKGEVVVNLDRDTALRGLHNAENTMAAFAACAALSIPMHVMREALHGYAPPPHRCELIRTLDGVEYLNDSKATNLHALESALRSQTRPVVLIAGGKEKGLDYTPVLPLLKEKALAAVTFGQIARPLGGLFSQVVPCQSVVTLADAVQAARELAPRGSTILLSPGTSSFDQFSGYEQRGNTFRDLVHQLH is encoded by the coding sequence ATGAGTCTCTCCGGAAAACATGTCGCCATCCTCGGTGCCGGCCGCAGCGGCCGGGCCGCCGCCGCGCTCGCGCTGCGCGAGGGCGCGCGGGTGAGCGTGTGGGACACGGCGGGTGCCGCGGCTTTCTCCGGCATGCCGGAGGGCGTGGAGATCCATCCGGAAGCGACGGAGGAACAGGGGCGCGCGTTGGTTTCCGACGTGCTGGTGGTCAGCCCGGGCATCGACACCTACGGCAGCTACGTCGCCGCGTTTTCCACCGGCACCGGAGAGGTGATCGGCGAGGTGGAGCTGGCGGCGAGGTATTTCACCGGCCGCATCATCGCGATCACCGGGACCAACGGCAAGACGACCACCACGGAACTGGTGGCGCGCATCCTGGCGCATGCCGGGCTGGATGGCGTGGCCTGCGGCAACTACGGCGTGCCGTTCGCGGAGGTCATTCTCACAGGCAGGCCGCCGGCGGTGGTTTCCCTGGAGCTGAGTTCGTTCCAACTGGAGACGATCCGCACGCTGCATCCGGTGGTGTCGATCTGGCTGAACTTCGCGCCGGACCATATGGACCGCTACCCGACGGTGGAGGCCTACCGCGCGGCGAAGCTGCGTATTTTCGAAAACCAGATGCCGGAGGACACCGCCGTGGTGCGCGCCGGTGAGGATCTGCCCGCCATCGCACCGGGCATCGTCAATTTTTCCACGACGGACCCATCCGTGGAGTGGTTCTCCGACGGACACGAGATCACCTTCAAAGGGGAGGTCGTGGTGAACCTGGACCGGGACACCGCGCTGCGCGGGCTGCACAATGCGGAGAACACGATGGCCGCATTCGCCGCATGCGCCGCGCTGTCCATCCCCATGCACGTGATGCGGGAGGCGCTGCACGGCTACGCGCCGCCGCCCCACCGCTGCGAACTCATCCGCACGCTGGATGGCGTGGAGTATCTCAACGATTCCAAGGCGACGAACCTCCACGCGCTGGAAAGCGCGCTGCGTTCCCAGACCCGCCCTGTGGTCCTCATCGCGGGTGGGAAGGAAAAGGGCCTGGACTACACGCCGGTGCTGCCGCTTCTGAAAGAAAAGGCGCTGGCAGCCGTTACCTTCGGACAGATCGCGCGTCCGCTCGGCGGTCTGTTCTCACAGGTGGTTCCGTGCCAGTCCGTCGTCACCCTGGCGGACGCGGTGCAGGCGGCGAGGGAACTCGCCCCCCGTGGCTCCACCATCCTGCTTTCACCGGGCACATCATCGTTCGACCAGTTCTCCGGTTACGAACAACGCGGCAACACTTTCAGGGATTTGGTCCACCAGCTTCATTGA
- a CDS encoding LysM peptidoglycan-binding domain-containing protein, whose amino-acid sequence MKSHTLPVKRTPASKGIFKRLSAVTRSRKQRAATATADDMFEHDDHSSKISRALTIIFLIHIVVIGLIFFHQKFLDKGAPATEAVVKKAAVVAPARELPKLSDGGQVHRVKLGDNYDKIAAAYEVDVEDLRAANNHVDIVPSLLMKIPPRKVVAMTPPEVEAITNPDAIEDNGLVEAVPLDTTGAPRAQLVRPAGEAPAARQTAAAAPPVKTSAASGQKYVVKSGDNIWRISNKFKVDQKALMRANGISDPKKLKLGMTLTIP is encoded by the coding sequence ATGAAATCTCACACCCTTCCCGTCAAACGCACTCCTGCCAGCAAGGGCATCTTCAAACGTCTGAGCGCCGTCACCCGCAGCCGCAAGCAGCGCGCCGCGACCGCGACGGCGGACGACATGTTCGAGCATGACGACCACAGCTCGAAGATCTCCCGCGCGCTGACCATCATCTTCCTGATCCACATCGTGGTCATCGGGTTGATCTTCTTCCACCAGAAGTTCCTCGACAAGGGGGCGCCCGCGACGGAGGCGGTGGTGAAGAAAGCCGCGGTGGTGGCGCCCGCGCGGGAACTGCCGAAGCTGTCCGACGGCGGCCAGGTCCACCGCGTGAAGTTGGGGGACAACTACGACAAGATCGCCGCCGCGTATGAGGTGGACGTGGAGGATCTCCGCGCCGCGAACAACCACGTGGACATCGTCCCCAGCCTCCTGATGAAGATCCCGCCGCGCAAGGTGGTGGCGATGACGCCGCCCGAGGTGGAGGCGATCACCAACCCGGATGCGATCGAGGACAACGGTCTGGTGGAGGCCGTGCCGTTGGACACGACGGGTGCGCCGCGCGCCCAGCTCGTCCGCCCTGCGGGTGAGGCACCTGCCGCCCGCCAGACGGCCGCCGCCGCGCCGCCGGTGAAGACCTCCGCCGCATCCGGCCAGAAGTACGTGGTGAAGTCCGGCGACAACATCTGGCGCATCTCGAACAAGTTCAAGGTGGACCAGAAGGCCCTGATGCGGGCCAATGGCATCTCCGACCCGAAAAAACTGAAGCTGGGCATGACCCTCACGATCCCCTGA
- a CDS encoding FtsW/RodA/SpoVE family cell cycle protein, translating into MFRHASILLCLAVAALVALGLVMLASTSAWVKGVDESYMFLRKQTIMVVVGLVLAVVAAFMPGEWMRKMVPWMWMGSLVLLLLCFVPGISVEIYGSKRWIEVPVLGTFQPSELAKIVTVMSLAAWFARWQTEVTTFWRGFIIPGIIVGCPILAIAAETDVGSALSLSVAAGAVLYTIGTRLSFIVPTALSVISLASVYVYHNENRWSRIQAWLDLENPVHQLDKGMQQWRALLALGNGGPWGVGLGNGVEKFGTLTFAHIDFIFPVIGEELGLPFTLGVIICYVLIAVAGTAIAVQATNVFNRCLAIGLTAVIVVPAMVNIGVTTAVLPNDGLPLPFVSYGGTSLVFSLAAVGLLVGIHRVSNQAPPGAFPLGKDTRLSVRL; encoded by the coding sequence ATGTTCCGCCACGCCTCCATCCTCCTCTGCCTTGCCGTCGCCGCGCTTGTGGCGCTCGGCCTGGTCATGCTCGCCAGCACCAGTGCCTGGGTGAAGGGGGTGGACGAGTCCTACATGTTCCTGCGCAAGCAGACGATCATGGTGGTGGTGGGCCTGGTGCTCGCCGTGGTGGCGGCGTTCATGCCGGGAGAGTGGATGCGGAAGATGGTTCCGTGGATGTGGATGGGTTCCCTGGTGCTGCTGCTGCTCTGCTTCGTGCCGGGCATCAGCGTGGAGATCTACGGATCGAAGCGCTGGATCGAAGTGCCGGTGCTGGGGACGTTCCAGCCGTCGGAGCTGGCGAAGATCGTCACGGTCATGTCGCTGGCGGCGTGGTTCGCCCGCTGGCAGACGGAGGTCACCACCTTCTGGCGGGGCTTCATCATTCCGGGCATCATCGTCGGCTGCCCGATCCTGGCGATCGCGGCGGAAACGGACGTCGGCTCCGCGTTGTCCCTGTCGGTTGCGGCGGGGGCGGTGCTCTACACCATCGGCACCCGGCTGAGCTTCATCGTCCCGACGGCTCTCAGCGTGATCTCGCTGGCGTCGGTGTATGTCTATCACAACGAAAACCGCTGGTCGCGGATCCAGGCGTGGCTGGACCTTGAGAATCCCGTCCACCAGTTGGACAAGGGGATGCAACAATGGCGCGCGCTGCTGGCGCTGGGCAACGGCGGTCCGTGGGGCGTGGGCCTCGGAAACGGGGTGGAGAAGTTCGGCACGCTGACCTTCGCCCACATCGACTTCATTTTCCCGGTCATCGGTGAGGAGCTGGGACTGCCCTTCACGCTCGGGGTGATCATCTGTTACGTGCTCATCGCGGTGGCTGGCACGGCCATCGCCGTGCAGGCGACGAATGTTTTCAACCGCTGCCTGGCCATCGGCCTGACGGCGGTGATCGTGGTTCCGGCGATGGTGAACATCGGCGTGACCACGGCGGTGCTGCCGAACGACGGCCTGCCGCTGCCCTTCGTCAGCTACGGCGGAACGAGCCTGGTGTTCAGCCTGGCGGCCGTGGGGCTGCTGGTGGGCATCCACCGGGTGTCGAACCAAGCTCCGCCGGGCGCCTTCCCGCTGGGCAAGGATACGCGGCTGTCGGTGAGGCTGTGA
- the rpsI gene encoding 30S ribosomal protein S9 — MSATATHNATGRRKTAVAHVWLSEGTGQIIINDRSFEEYLPTVELQNAILGPFQHVAAVNKFDLKVVVKGGGIHGQAIAIRHAIARALTKVDPENRKLVKPLGYLTRDPRMKERKKAGQPGARARFQFSKR; from the coding sequence CGCAACTCATAACGCCACCGGCCGCCGCAAGACCGCCGTGGCCCACGTCTGGCTTTCCGAAGGCACCGGCCAGATCATCATCAACGACCGCTCGTTCGAAGAATACCTTCCGACCGTCGAGCTCCAGAACGCCATCCTCGGACCGTTCCAGCACGTCGCCGCGGTGAACAAGTTCGACCTCAAGGTCGTCGTCAAAGGCGGCGGCATCCACGGCCAGGCCATCGCCATCCGCCATGCGATCGCCCGCGCCCTCACCAAGGTCGATCCGGAAAACCGCAAGCTCGTCAAGCCCCTCGGCTACCTCACCCGTGACCCTCGTATGAAGGAACGGAAAAAGGCAGGTCAACCGGGCGCCCGCGCGCGCTTCCAGTTCTCCAAGCGCTGA